In Doryrhamphus excisus isolate RoL2022-K1 chromosome 21, RoL_Dexc_1.0, whole genome shotgun sequence, a single genomic region encodes these proteins:
- the LOC131109191 gene encoding gamma-crystallin N-B — MSQYSGKITFFEGKCFTGRKLEVRGDCDNFQDRGFMNRVNSIRVESGAWICFDHPDFKGQQYILEHGEYPEFQRWNSHNDHMGSCKPVRMHGEHYRIELFEGCNFAGQCVDICDDCPFLQSRGLSKNCINSVRVYGDGAWVMYEEPNFRGRMYVVERGQYCSHNEWQAQNPNIQSIRRVVNYF, encoded by the exons ATGTCGCAGTATTCCGGAAAG ATCACCTTCTTTGAGGGGAAGTGCTTCACTGGCAGGAAGCTGGAGGTCAGAGGTGACTGTGACAACTTCCAGGACCGTGGCTTCATGAACAG AGTGAACTCCATCCGCGTGGAGAGCGGCGCCTGGATCTGCTTTGACCATCCCGACTTCAAGGGCCAGCAGTACATCCTGGAGCACGGCGAGTATCCGGAATTCCAGAGGTGGAACTCCCACAATGACCACATGGGGTCCTGCAAACCAGTCCGCATG CACGGAGAACACTACCGCATCGAGCTCTTTGAGGGATGCAACTTCGCCGGCCAGTGCGTGGACATCTGCGACGACTGTCCCTTCCTGCAGAGCCGCGGCCTGTCCAAGAACTGCATCAATTCTGTCAGGGTGTACGGAGACGGCGc CTGGGTGATGTACGAGGAGCCCAACTTCCGAGGGCGCATGTACGTGGTGGAGCGCGGCCAGTACTGCAGCCACAACGAGTGGCAGGCCCAGAACCCCAACATCCAGTCCATCCGCCGAGTGGTCAACTACTTCTAA
- the LOC131109190 gene encoding enoyl-CoA delta isomerase 2-like, giving the protein MALMSLRGFTQTSRWFRFSSVPAFKFHQTSVMGATVEQFEEAKNKLSTLKKDPGNALKLKIYALFKQATHGPCDTPKPGMLDFVNKAKWDSWKSLGSISQDEARKQYCNLIGSLVEAEGGSSAQGVSAQPAASDHVYNTLLVSTEDDITTIKLNRPAKKNAITTEMYEEIIDALQQAARDTCVLTVFTGAGDFYCSGNDLSNFTKIPEGGVEEMAKAGGELLRRYVKAYIDFPKPLVAVVNGPAVGISVTILGMFDLVYATESATFHTPFSQLGQSPEGCSSYTFPRLMGPGKASEMLLFNKKLTAVQACQLGLVTEVFPDSSFQSEVWSRLRSYAKLPPNSLALSKQLIRSMEKEQLHAVNDAEVERLVERWTSDECFNAVMSFFQAKAKL; this is encoded by the exons ATGGCATTAATGTCGCTACGAGGTTTCACGCAAACCAGtcg GTGGTTCCGTTTCTCCAGCGTTCCTGCTTTCAAGTTCCACCAAACATCCGTGATGG GTGCGACTGTGGAGCAGTTTGAGGAGGCCAAGAACAAACTGTCCACATTGAAGAAGGATCCCGGAAATGCGCTCAAACTGAAGATCTACGCTCTCTTCAAGCAG GCCACACATGGACCATGTGACACCCCCAAACCTGGAATGCTGGACTTTGTCAACAAAGCCAAGTGGGACTCGTGGAAATCTCTGGGCTCCATATCACAG GACGAGGCCCGGAAACAGTACTGCAACCTGATTGGCTCATTGGTGGAAGCGGAGGGTGGAAGCTCCGCCCAGGGAGTGTCGGCCCAGCCGGCTGCGAGCGACCACGTCTACAACACCCTGCTGGTCAGCACGGAAGATGACATCACCACCATCAAGCTCAACAGACCTGCTAAGAAGAACGCCATCACCACGGAG ATGTACGAGGAGATCATTGATGCTCTGCAGCAAGCGGCTAGAGATACCTGTGTCCTCACCGTCTTCactg gtgccGGGGACTTCTACTGCAGTGGAAACGACCTTAGCAACTTCACTAAGATCCCTGAAGGAGGTGTGGAAGAGATGGCCAAAGCAGGCGGAGAGCTGCTCAG GAGGTACGTGAAAGCCTACATAGACTTCCCCAAGCCTCTGGTTGCCGTGGTGAATGGTCCAGCTGTGGGAATCTCCGTCACTATTTTGGGAATGTTTGACCTGGTGTACGCCACGGAGAGT GCCACCTTCCACACTCCTTTCAGCCAGCTTGGTCAGAGTCCAGAAGGCTGCTCATCTTACACCTTCCCTCGCCTTATGGGACCTGGTAAG gcaagTGAGATGTTGCTGTTCAACAAGAAGCTAACGGCGGTCCAGGCGTGTCAGCTGGGTCTGGTCACCGAGGTGTTCCCTGACAGCAGCTTCCAGTCGGAGGTCTGGAGCCGACTCAGGAGCTACGCCAAGCTGCCTCCAAAT TCTCTGGCGCTGTCCAAACAGCTGATCCGCTCAATGGAGAAAGAGCAGCTCCACGCCGTGAACGACGCCGAGGTGGAGCGTCTGGTCGAACGCTGGACATCGGATGAGTGCTTCAACGCTGTCATGAGTTTCTTCCAGGCTAAGGCCAAGCTGTGA
- the LOC131109185 gene encoding NEDD8 ultimate buster 1-like isoform X2 yields MMADQNMEAKLKNLLKQEKVQLWKPPYTDDEEQPGQQRLQELAEQYAPLLGLPVSEVGGALESIRLQAVKRGKRNQTFRETNVATLELLLPRDCKKAGTTGKSKTFMETKLDVLVQVLMDRITEEFGLKSFKLILNGKTLNAAQRLDQQGVQNHSKMMVLKVSDAECAQQACEEADKARNQNESVQRTQRGFQILSERDGTDDPHTTPFLEVADQKGNPLKIPHKEKKALILAMGFHEKGRALMKRKRHDDALCHLLQADHHFSECGSALLGSVDNYGVLQLDIVWCYQALEALSCLDDGRGRLLRAEDCFLRCYGERQQRLLMIKGNTGREEALFLRLYLLQSLLAFIEGNDLQARQQLSKVESLYGRLCPDSDKMTELMLLGFSEREARLGLRACQGDVHEAAMLISNQRQEREELKQRERQKRKNMMANVSVLTEAGYSKKDAARVLHQANGDVDKAFEILLDASQALQSNNNMEETASPEKLEQLLYLGFDRTASEAALALTGGDVQSATQLLLDNQGVVSATATPPSEEEPSTSSSSTDDSELVNEVLEDISRHEEDYLDLTLEEESQLIATIKTYLSRGSAHTV; encoded by the exons ATGATGGCTGATCAGAACATGGAGGCCAAACTAAAGAACCTGCTGAAACAGGAGAAGGTCCAGTTGTGGAAACCACCGTACACAGATGACGAGGAGCAGCCTGGACAGCAACGACTACAG GAGCTGGCGGAGCAATATGCCCCCTTGCTGGGTCTTCCGGTCTCTGAGGTCGGGGGCGCTTTGGAGTCTATCCGTCTTCAGGCGGTGAAAAGAGGCAAAAGGAACCAAACCTTCCGAGAAACCAACGTTGCCACGCTGGAGCTCCTACTGCCCCGAGACTGCAAGAAAGCGGGCACTACAGGCAAGTCCAAGACCTTCATGGAGACCAAACTGGACGTGTTGGTGCAGGTGCTGATGGACAG GATCACGGAGGAGTTCGGACTCAAGTCCTTCAAACTGATCCTAAACGGCAAAACCTTGAATGCAG CCCAGCGTCTGGACCAGCAGGGCGTGCAGAACCACAGCAAGATGATGGTGCTGAAGGTGAGCGATGCCGAGTGCGCCCAGCAGGCCTGCGAGGAGGCCGACAAGGCCAGGAACCAGAATGAGAGCGTGCAGCGAACCCAGAGAGGATTCCAGATCCTGTCGGAGAGAG ACGGCACAGATGACCCTCACACCACACCCTTCCTGGAGGTGGCTGACCAGAAGGGGAACCCGCTAAAGATCCCTCACAAGGAGAAGAAG gcactCATCCTGGCCATGGGCTTCCATGAGAAGGGGCGTGCCCTCATGAAGAGAAAGCGCCATGACGACGCACTGTGTCACCTTCTGCAGGCCGACCATCACTTCAG CGAGTGCGGCTCGGCGCTGTTAGGCTCGGTGGACAACTACGGCGTCCTGCAGCTGGACATCGTGTGGTGCTACCAGGCGTTGGAGGCGCTGTCCTGTCTGGATGACGGGCGCGGACGTCTGCTGCGAGCTGAGGACTGCTTCCTGCGATGTTACGGCGAGCGGCAGCAGAGGCTGCTCATGATCAAG GGAAACACGGGCAGGGAGGAAGCGCTGTTTCTCCGCCTGTACCTCCTGCAGAGTCTGCTGGCTTTCATCGAGGGAAACGATCTTCAAGCCCGGCAGCAGCTCTCCAAA GTGGAGTCTCTGTATGGACGCTTGTGTCCCGACTCGGACAAAATGACGGAGCTGATGCTGCTGGGCTTCAGCGAGAGAGAAGCTCGCCTGGGCCTGAGAGCTTGTCAGGGTGACGTCCACGAAGCCGCCATGCTCATCAGCAACCAGAGACAG GAGCGCGAGGAGCTAAAGCAGAGGGAGCGTCAAAAGAGGAAGAACATGATGGCGAACGTCTCGGTTCTCACTGAGGCGGGGTACTCCAAGAAGGATGCGGCCAGGGTGTTGCACCAAGCCAACGGAGACGTGGACAAAGCCTTTGAG ATTCTGCTGGATGCCAGCCAGGCCCTCCAGTCCAATAACAACATGGAGGAGACGGCCAGTCCAGAGAAGCTGGAGCAG CTGTTGTATTTGGGCTTCGATAGAACGGCGTCCGAGGCGGCGCTCGCACTGACGGGCGGAGATGTCCAATCTGCAACTCAGCTACTTTTGGACAATCAGGGCGTGGTCTCTGCCACCGCCACGCCCCCTTCAGAGGAGGAGCCCAGCACATCGTCCAGCTCGACAG ATGACAGCGAGCTGGTCAACGAAGTCCTGGAGGACATTTCCCGCCATGAGGAGGACTACTTGGATCTGACGCTGGAGGAGGAGAGCCAGCTCATCGCCACCATAAAGACCTACCTGAGCCGGGGGAGCGCACACACGGTCTAA
- the LOC131109188 gene encoding inhibin beta A chain-like, with the protein MSVFALLSCTVLLLLLQSGHSSSDLTPRSLTVYPHRQPDSASNGHCPSCALARMRRNEGGPEPQEDAAGHEEEEEAQQDVVEAVKRHILNMLHLQARPNITRPVPRAALLNALRKLHVGRVAEDGSVHIEGEPEGRRRGGRGGGGAGGGGGGGAVAVAAGTRMRDDDAQDTTEIITFAEAGEARDVVTFVLSKDGGGAEVSLVEQANVWLFLRLAKNNRSRAKVAIRLLQRGAGSSSPQDDVFLVEKTVDTRRSGWHTFPVSAAVQALLERPDGAELSIRVSCPLCAGVGATPVLVSGGDASQRSSQREQSHRPFLMAVVRPEDGGDLRRRRKRGLECDGKVRVCCKRQFYVNFKDIGWNDWIIAPSGYHANYCEGECPSHVASITGSALSFHSTVISHYRMRGYSPFQNMRSCCVPTRLRAMSMLYYNEEHKIIKKDIHNMIVDECGCS; encoded by the exons ATGTCCGTCTTCGCTCTGCTCAGTTGCAccgtcctgctgctgctgcttcagaGCGGTCACTCATCCTCGGACCTGACGCCGCGCTCCCTGACCGTCTACCCTCATCGGCAGCCCGACTCCGCCTCCAACGGCCATTGTCCATCCTGCGCCCTGGCTCGGATGCGCAGGAACGAGGGGGGTCCGGAGCCACAGGAGGATGCGGCGGGGcacgaagaagaggaggaggctcaGCAGGATGTGGTGGAGGCGGTAAAGAGGCACATCCTCAACATGCTGCACCTCCAGGCCCGGCCCAACATCACCCGGCCCGTGCCCCGCGCCGCCCTCCTCAACGCCCTGCGCAAGCTGCACGTGGGCCGCGTCGCCGAAGACGGCAGCGTGCACATCGAGGGGGAGCCTGAGGGGAGAAGGCGGGGAGGTCGGGGGGGCGGtggtgcaggaggaggaggagggggaggagcggTGGCCGTGGCAGCAGGTACTCGGATGCGAGATGACGATGCGCAAGACACGACGGAGATCATCACCTTTGCCGAGGctg GTGAGGCTCGGGATGTGGTGACCTTCGTGCTGTCCAAGGATGGCGGCGGCGCCGAGGTGTCGCTGGTCGAGCAGGCCAATGTGTGGCTCTTCCTGCGATTGGCCAAGAACAACCGCAGTCGTGCCAAGGTCGCCATCCGCCTCCTCCAGCGTGGTGCAGGATCATCTTCACCGCAGGATGATGTCTTCTTGGTGGAAAAAACGGTGGACACTCGACGCAGCGGCTGGCACACCTTCCCGGTGTCGGCGGCAGTCCAGGCGCTGCTGGAGCGTCCGGACGGCGCAGAGTTAAGCATCCGGGTGTCTTGCCCGCTCTGTGCCGGCGTTGGCGCCACACCTGTGCTCGTTTCTGGTGGGGACGCGTCTCAGCGCAGCAGCCAACGGGAACAATCCCACCGGCCCTTCCTGATGGCGGTGGTGCGGCCGGAGGATGGCGGGGACTTGCGGCGGCGCAGGAAGCGCGGCCTGGAGTGCGACGGGAAGGTCCGCGTGTGCTGCAAACGACAGTTCTACGTTAACTTCAAAGACATCGGCTGGAATGACTGGATCATCGCGCCAAGCGGTTACCATGCCAACTACTGCGAGGGCGAGTGCCCGTCCCACGTGGCCAGCATCACGGGCTCGGCGCTGTCCTTCCACTCGACAGTCATCAGCCATTACCGCATGCGGGGCTACAGCCCCTTCCAGAACATGCGCTCGTGCTGCGTGCCGACGCGGCTGCGTGCCATGTCCATGCTCTACTACAACGAGGAGCACAAGATCATCAAGAAGGACATCCACAACATGATCGTGGACGAGTGCGGATGCTCCTAG
- the LOC131109185 gene encoding NEDD8 ultimate buster 1-like isoform X1: protein MTSASGRQPDDVLKTMMADQNMEAKLKNLLKQEKVQLWKPPYTDDEEQPGQQRLQELAEQYAPLLGLPVSEVGGALESIRLQAVKRGKRNQTFRETNVATLELLLPRDCKKAGTTGKSKTFMETKLDVLVQVLMDRITEEFGLKSFKLILNGKTLNAAQRLDQQGVQNHSKMMVLKVSDAECAQQACEEADKARNQNESVQRTQRGFQILSERDGTDDPHTTPFLEVADQKGNPLKIPHKEKKALILAMGFHEKGRALMKRKRHDDALCHLLQADHHFSECGSALLGSVDNYGVLQLDIVWCYQALEALSCLDDGRGRLLRAEDCFLRCYGERQQRLLMIKGNTGREEALFLRLYLLQSLLAFIEGNDLQARQQLSKVESLYGRLCPDSDKMTELMLLGFSEREARLGLRACQGDVHEAAMLISNQRQEREELKQRERQKRKNMMANVSVLTEAGYSKKDAARVLHQANGDVDKAFEILLDASQALQSNNNMEETASPEKLEQLLYLGFDRTASEAALALTGGDVQSATQLLLDNQGVVSATATPPSEEEPSTSSSSTDDSELVNEVLEDISRHEEDYLDLTLEEESQLIATIKTYLSRGSAHTV from the exons ATGACGTCAGCATCAGGTCGACAGCCTGATGACGTGTTGAAGAC GATGATGGCTGATCAGAACATGGAGGCCAAACTAAAGAACCTGCTGAAACAGGAGAAGGTCCAGTTGTGGAAACCACCGTACACAGATGACGAGGAGCAGCCTGGACAGCAACGACTACAG GAGCTGGCGGAGCAATATGCCCCCTTGCTGGGTCTTCCGGTCTCTGAGGTCGGGGGCGCTTTGGAGTCTATCCGTCTTCAGGCGGTGAAAAGAGGCAAAAGGAACCAAACCTTCCGAGAAACCAACGTTGCCACGCTGGAGCTCCTACTGCCCCGAGACTGCAAGAAAGCGGGCACTACAGGCAAGTCCAAGACCTTCATGGAGACCAAACTGGACGTGTTGGTGCAGGTGCTGATGGACAG GATCACGGAGGAGTTCGGACTCAAGTCCTTCAAACTGATCCTAAACGGCAAAACCTTGAATGCAG CCCAGCGTCTGGACCAGCAGGGCGTGCAGAACCACAGCAAGATGATGGTGCTGAAGGTGAGCGATGCCGAGTGCGCCCAGCAGGCCTGCGAGGAGGCCGACAAGGCCAGGAACCAGAATGAGAGCGTGCAGCGAACCCAGAGAGGATTCCAGATCCTGTCGGAGAGAG ACGGCACAGATGACCCTCACACCACACCCTTCCTGGAGGTGGCTGACCAGAAGGGGAACCCGCTAAAGATCCCTCACAAGGAGAAGAAG gcactCATCCTGGCCATGGGCTTCCATGAGAAGGGGCGTGCCCTCATGAAGAGAAAGCGCCATGACGACGCACTGTGTCACCTTCTGCAGGCCGACCATCACTTCAG CGAGTGCGGCTCGGCGCTGTTAGGCTCGGTGGACAACTACGGCGTCCTGCAGCTGGACATCGTGTGGTGCTACCAGGCGTTGGAGGCGCTGTCCTGTCTGGATGACGGGCGCGGACGTCTGCTGCGAGCTGAGGACTGCTTCCTGCGATGTTACGGCGAGCGGCAGCAGAGGCTGCTCATGATCAAG GGAAACACGGGCAGGGAGGAAGCGCTGTTTCTCCGCCTGTACCTCCTGCAGAGTCTGCTGGCTTTCATCGAGGGAAACGATCTTCAAGCCCGGCAGCAGCTCTCCAAA GTGGAGTCTCTGTATGGACGCTTGTGTCCCGACTCGGACAAAATGACGGAGCTGATGCTGCTGGGCTTCAGCGAGAGAGAAGCTCGCCTGGGCCTGAGAGCTTGTCAGGGTGACGTCCACGAAGCCGCCATGCTCATCAGCAACCAGAGACAG GAGCGCGAGGAGCTAAAGCAGAGGGAGCGTCAAAAGAGGAAGAACATGATGGCGAACGTCTCGGTTCTCACTGAGGCGGGGTACTCCAAGAAGGATGCGGCCAGGGTGTTGCACCAAGCCAACGGAGACGTGGACAAAGCCTTTGAG ATTCTGCTGGATGCCAGCCAGGCCCTCCAGTCCAATAACAACATGGAGGAGACGGCCAGTCCAGAGAAGCTGGAGCAG CTGTTGTATTTGGGCTTCGATAGAACGGCGTCCGAGGCGGCGCTCGCACTGACGGGCGGAGATGTCCAATCTGCAACTCAGCTACTTTTGGACAATCAGGGCGTGGTCTCTGCCACCGCCACGCCCCCTTCAGAGGAGGAGCCCAGCACATCGTCCAGCTCGACAG ATGACAGCGAGCTGGTCAACGAAGTCCTGGAGGACATTTCCCGCCATGAGGAGGACTACTTGGATCTGACGCTGGAGGAGGAGAGCCAGCTCATCGCCACCATAAAGACCTACCTGAGCCGGGGGAGCGCACACACGGTCTAA